A region of the Geomonas subterranea genome:
CGGGCGCGGGGACCACGGTCACGCTCCGGCTCCCGCTCACCATCGCCATCATCCACGCACTGGTGGTGCAGGTGGGACAGGTGAAGGCGGCGATCCCGGTGAACGCGGTGCAGCGGACCGTGGAGCTGTCCCGGGGGCAGATCGAGACCATGGGGAAGAGGCAGATGTTCCAGCTGGACGGTGAGCCGATCCCGCTTTTGTCGCTGAACCGGGTGATGGGGCTGCCGCTTGGGCGCTTTCCCGACGGCATCCTCCCCCTGTTCGTCACCCAGGCCCGCGGTCGCCGTGTCGGCGTCGTCGTGGACCACCTGCTTGGGCAGCACGAGCTGTTCGTGAAGCAACTGGGGCGGCCGCTGGACAAGATGGCCGGTGTGGCCGGCGGCGCGACCCTCGGTGATGGCGAGATCGTCGCCATTCTCGACCTGGCGGGACTTCTGTGACCGGTTTTCCCATTTCAGCCGCCGTCTCCCCCGCCGGGGAACGGCCCACTTCCGGAGGGTACCATGGCGCACCATGACCTGCATGATGGAGAACTGAAGGCGCTCACCCACGTCTGCAACACCGGGATGCAGCACGCGGCCATCGCCCTGTCCCAGCTTACCGGCAAGGGGGTCAGCATCCAGGTGCCCCGGCTCCAGGTGCTCGAGGGGGCCAGCCTCTCGCACCAGCTCGGGTCGCAGGAGGCGACCGCCCTGCAGTTGCAGATCCTCGGCAACGTGCGCGGCAGCATCCTGATCCTGCTGCTTAGGGAGAACGCCCAACGCATCCTCGAGCTCCTGCTGGGAGAGCTCCCCGATGCGGGCGCACCGTTCACCGAGATGGAGCGGGCCACCCTGATGGAGGTGGGGAACATCCTGGCCTCGGCGTGCCTCAACGCACTGGGGAGTTCGCTCAAGATGACCCTGCTCCCCTCGGTACCCGCCCTGAGCATCGGGCCGGGGGGGGATATCCTCGCCCGCGCGCTGGAGCGGGGCGACAACGGCGAGGCGGTCGTGATGATCGACGCCATGTTCTCGGTCTCGGATTCGCTCTGCGGCGGAAGCATCTTCCTCATCCCGGCCCCCGCTTCGATGGGGGTGCTCCTGGGCGCCCTGGAGCAATGAAAAGGTTGCACCTTACCCGGTTGTATGTCAGAATGCCCGGTCAAACTGCCGCCGCTGCGGCACATCGAGGGTCCCGAGCGCCAGCCCGAGACCTTCTCTTCTTTTCGGAGGTGGAACATGAAAATCGCCAGAACCGCCGTCCTGTCCCTCGCCCTGATCGCCCTTAATGCCGGCTTGTCCCTCGGAGCCGACCTCTCCCAGGTGGTGCGCACCATCGAGCAGGGCTACGGATCGCTGAACGACCTGCAGGCGGACTTCAGCCAGAGAAGCAGCATCAGGGCGCTCAAGCGCGAGGAAAAGGGGGGGGGCGAGCTCCTCCTGAAGAAGGGGGGCGGGAAAGAGTCGATGTTCCGCTTCAACTACACCAAGCCCAAGCAGCAGATCGTGTCCAACGGCAAGACCGTCTGGTACTACATACCGGACCAGAAGCAGGTCATGGTGATGGACCTGGCGCAGCTTCTCGAGGCCAGTAACGGCATCGCGATGAACTACCTCTCGGGGCTCGGGCAAGTCTCCAAGGATTTCAGCATCGCCTTTGCCGCCGAGCAAAAGGACAAGAACGGCAACTACCAGCTGGAGCTCACCCCGCACAAGAAGAGCCCCGCCATGGCCAAGCTGTTGCTGACCATCTCCGGCGAGGCCGTCGAGAGCATGGTTGCCAAGGGGAAGAGCTCGACTCCGTTCCCGGTGCTCTCCTCCACGGTGGTAGACCAGACCGGGAACACCACCAGGATGGACTTCAGCGGCGTGAAGACCAACCGCGGCATATCCAGCGGCAAGTTCAGCTTCAAGATCCCGTCCGGGGTGCAGGTTATCAAAAGATAGAGCAGGTAAGGGTTGCGGTTGAGAGGACCCCTCTTGGGTCCCTTTTTCTTCCTCGACGTCAACCTCAACCTGATTTCACAGGAGGTTTTATGCCGTCATTCGACATCGTTTCCAAGGTCGACCTGCAGGAGGTCGACAACGCCATCAACCAGACCGTGAAGGAGATCGGGCAGCGCTACGACTTCAAGGGGTCCAAGAGCGAGGTGACCCTGGAGAAGGAAAGCATCAAGGTCCTGTCCGAGGACGACTTCAAGCTGAAGGCGGTCATCGACATCCTGCAATCCAAGTTCGTCAAGCGCAACATCTCTCCCAAGGCGCTGCAGTACGGCAAGGTGGAACAGGCCTCCGGCGGCATGGTGCGCCAGATCATCACCCTGCAGATGGGGATCTCCAAGGAGAAGGCCAAGGAGATCGGCGCCGTGATCAAGGAAACCAAGCTCAAGGTACAAAGCCAGATCCAGGACGACCAGGTCCGGGTCACCGGCAAGAACATCGACGACCTCCAGGAGGTGATCCGTATCCTCAAAGGGAAGGATCTCGACATCGACATGCAGTTCGTCAACTTCAGAAGCTGATCAAGAGGGGATTTTTTTGAACCAGAAGATTAAGGAAAAAGTGAGCCTGGTGAGCCTGGGCTGCCCGAAGAACCTGGTGGACGCCGAGGTGATGCTGGGCTACCTCTCCAAGGACGAGTACGAGGTCACCACCGACGAGATGCAGGCGGACATCATCGTGGTGAACACCTGCTCCTTCATCAAGGAGGCCAAGCAGGAGAGCATCGACACCATCCTCGACCTGGCCGACAGAAAGCACGACGCGCGCTGCAAGCTGCTCATCGTGACCGGCTGCCTGCCGCAGCGCTACCAGGAGGAACTCGCCAAGGAACTCCCCGAGGTGGATATCTTCATCGGCACCGGAGACTACCCGCGCATCGCGGAGATCCTCCAGGAGAAGAAGGGGACCGACGCCCAGCTCTGCTACACCGGCGACCCCAACTTCGTCTACAACGACGAGCTGCCGCGCCTGCAGTCCTCGCCGCACTACACCGCGTATCTAAAGATCGCGGAGGGGTGCTCCAACAACTGCTCCTACTGCGTGATCCCGTCCCTGCGCGGCGCGCACCGCTCCCGCCCCTTCGCGACGCTGATGGCCGAGGCCAGGTCCCTGGTGGCCGCCGGGGTGAAGGAGCTCAACCTGATCGCCCAGGACATCACCGCCTACGGCCGCGACCTTCCCGAACAGCCGAGCCTCGAGCTCCTGGTCCAGGAACTGGCCAAGCTGGAAGATCTCAAATGGATCAGGCTCCTCTACGCCTACCCGGACGGGGTCAGGGACTCCCTGATCGAGCTGATCAAGAACGAGCCCAAGGTGTGCAAGTACCTGGACCTCCCCATCCAGCACATCTCCGACCCGGTCCTGAAGAACATGAAGCGTAGAAGCGGCGAGGCCGACATCCGCGCCCTTATCGCCAAGCTGCGCCGCGAGATCCCTGACATCGCCATCCGCACCTCGCTCATCGTCGGCTTCCCCGGCGAGACCAACGAGGACTTCAAGACGCTCCTGCAATTCGTCGAGGAGACCCGCTTCGACCGTCTCGGCGTGTTCTGCTACTCCCGCGAGGAGGGGACCCCGGCGGCCGAGATGCCGGACCAGGTTTCCGAGCGGGTCAAGCGCGAGCGCCACAAGAAGCTGATGCGCACCCAGGCCCGGGTCTCCTTCAAGCACAACAGAACCCTCGTTGACAGCGAGGAGGATGTGCTGGTCGAGGGGTACAGCGAGGAGACCGAGCTCCTTTTGAAGGGACGCTCCTCACGCCAGGCCCCCGATGTGGACGGTCAAGTGTACATCACCGCGGGCAACGCCAACGTAGGTGACATAGTACGATTGAAGATCACTGACTCCTCTGATTACGACCTTATTGGCGAGATCATAGAGTAGGCTTTTAGTCTTGACACGAACCGCTATTGCTGTATTATTGCGTCGCTTTGCGGGACAATGAAAGATATGGAGACAGTTTATACATGACAGAAAAACCCGAAGAGATGAAAGCGAT
Encoded here:
- a CDS encoding chemotaxis protein CheC, coding for MAHHDLHDGELKALTHVCNTGMQHAAIALSQLTGKGVSIQVPRLQVLEGASLSHQLGSQEATALQLQILGNVRGSILILLLRENAQRILELLLGELPDAGAPFTEMERATLMEVGNILASACLNALGSSLKMTLLPSVPALSIGPGGDILARALERGDNGEAVVMIDAMFSVSDSLCGGSIFLIPAPASMGVLLGALEQ
- a CDS encoding LolA family protein, with protein sequence MKIARTAVLSLALIALNAGLSLGADLSQVVRTIEQGYGSLNDLQADFSQRSSIRALKREEKGGGELLLKKGGGKESMFRFNYTKPKQQIVSNGKTVWYYIPDQKQVMVMDLAQLLEASNGIAMNYLSGLGQVSKDFSIAFAAEQKDKNGNYQLELTPHKKSPAMAKLLLTISGEAVESMVAKGKSSTPFPVLSSTVVDQTGNTTRMDFSGVKTNRGISSGKFSFKIPSGVQVIKR
- a CDS encoding YajQ family cyclic di-GMP-binding protein → MPSFDIVSKVDLQEVDNAINQTVKEIGQRYDFKGSKSEVTLEKESIKVLSEDDFKLKAVIDILQSKFVKRNISPKALQYGKVEQASGGMVRQIITLQMGISKEKAKEIGAVIKETKLKVQSQIQDDQVRVTGKNIDDLQEVIRILKGKDLDIDMQFVNFRS
- the rimO gene encoding 30S ribosomal protein S12 methylthiotransferase RimO encodes the protein MNQKIKEKVSLVSLGCPKNLVDAEVMLGYLSKDEYEVTTDEMQADIIVVNTCSFIKEAKQESIDTILDLADRKHDARCKLLIVTGCLPQRYQEELAKELPEVDIFIGTGDYPRIAEILQEKKGTDAQLCYTGDPNFVYNDELPRLQSSPHYTAYLKIAEGCSNNCSYCVIPSLRGAHRSRPFATLMAEARSLVAAGVKELNLIAQDITAYGRDLPEQPSLELLVQELAKLEDLKWIRLLYAYPDGVRDSLIELIKNEPKVCKYLDLPIQHISDPVLKNMKRRSGEADIRALIAKLRREIPDIAIRTSLIVGFPGETNEDFKTLLQFVEETRFDRLGVFCYSREEGTPAAEMPDQVSERVKRERHKKLMRTQARVSFKHNRTLVDSEEDVLVEGYSEETELLLKGRSSRQAPDVDGQVYITAGNANVGDIVRLKITDSSDYDLIGEIIE